The following are from one region of the Anaeropeptidivorans aminofermentans genome:
- the purC gene encoding phosphoribosylaminoimidazolesuccinocarboxamide synthase gives MKKLEMLYSGKAKMVFKTDDPDVYVIEYRDDATAFNGQKKGSYENKGILNNKIANIIFKEIEKHNVPTHLIEEISDRETVVKKVEIIPLEVIIRNVAAGSFSKRYGVPEGTALKCTILEFSYKNDELNDPLINDYHAMALSIATREELDEISEMAFKINEIITEIFKKINLRLIDFKIEFGKTSDGKIILADEISPDTCRLWEIGTDEKMDKDRFRRDMGGFMEAYNEVYKRLSETAF, from the coding sequence ATGAAAAAGCTCGAAATGCTTTATTCCGGAAAGGCAAAAATGGTATTTAAAACCGACGACCCTGACGTATACGTAATTGAGTACAGAGACGACGCCACGGCATTTAACGGCCAGAAGAAAGGCTCCTATGAAAATAAGGGCATTTTAAACAACAAAATAGCCAATATTATTTTTAAAGAAATTGAAAAGCACAATGTACCCACTCATCTCATAGAAGAAATTTCAGACAGGGAAACCGTCGTTAAAAAAGTCGAAATCATACCTCTTGAAGTCATCATAAGAAACGTTGCCGCCGGCAGTTTTTCAAAAAGATATGGGGTTCCTGAGGGAACAGCCCTTAAATGCACCATTCTGGAATTCAGCTATAAAAATGACGAGCTTAACGACCCCCTAATAAACGATTATCATGCCATGGCCCTTTCCATTGCCACAAGAGAAGAGCTTGATGAAATAAGTGAAATGGCCTTTAAAATAAACGAAATCATTACGGAAATATTTAAAAAGATAAATTTAAGGCTCATTGATTTTAAAATAGAATTCGGTAAAACAAGCGATGGCAAAATCATACTTGCAGATGAAATATCTCCCGATACCTGCAGGCTTTGGGAGATCGGCACAGATGAAAAAATGGATAAAGACAGATTCAGAAGAGACATGGGAGGCTTTATGGAGGCCTATAACGAGGTTTACAAAAGGCTCTCCGAAACTGCTTTTTAA
- the purF gene encoding amidophosphoribosyltransferase, with protein MDKLHEECGVFGIFDMTRDDVAQTAYYGLVSLQHRGQESCGIAVNKDRDIYHYKDLGLVNDVFNNKILDSLQGNMAVGHVRYGTTGGKGRENAQPLVLRYLKGNLAIVHNGNLRNTDELKTEYERTGAIYQTTSDTEIVAYTIARQRAQSKSIEEAIERSMSILKGAYSLIVMSPQKLIAAKDPWGFRPLCMGKLNDGYVFASESCAFDAIGAEYIRELEPGEIVIADKNGIREIKAACGREKEKLCIFEYIYFSRPDSKIGGQLVYESRKLAGRILAKEHPVEADIVFGVPDSGVASGMGYSVESGIPYEDGFVKSRYIGRTFIKPNQIDREIGVRMKLNPLKTNIEGKRVVMVDDSIVRGTTCAIIVKLLRKAGAKEVHVRISSPPFLWPCYFGTDIPSRDALIANKLSLEEIRKFIDADSLGYLSIENLNAIVPNSDRTFCNACFTGDYAI; from the coding sequence ATGGATAAGCTACATGAAGAATGCGGTGTTTTCGGAATTTTCGATATGACAAGAGACGATGTGGCCCAGACTGCTTATTACGGCCTTGTGTCATTGCAGCACAGAGGGCAGGAAAGCTGCGGAATCGCCGTAAACAAAGACAGAGACATTTATCATTACAAGGATTTGGGTCTTGTAAACGATGTTTTTAACAATAAAATACTGGATTCCCTACAGGGGAACATGGCAGTAGGCCACGTAAGATACGGAACCACGGGAGGAAAGGGCAGAGAAAACGCCCAGCCCTTGGTTTTAAGATATTTAAAGGGAAACCTTGCCATTGTCCATAACGGAAATTTAAGAAATACAGACGAGCTTAAAACAGAATATGAGAGAACAGGCGCTATTTATCAGACTACTTCTGATACAGAAATCGTAGCCTACACCATAGCAAGACAGAGAGCTCAGAGCAAAAGCATAGAAGAAGCCATAGAGCGTTCCATGTCTATCCTGAAAGGGGCTTATTCCCTTATCGTTATGAGCCCTCAGAAACTGATAGCCGCCAAGGACCCATGGGGCTTCAGGCCCCTTTGCATGGGAAAGCTGAATGACGGCTATGTATTTGCATCGGAAAGCTGCGCCTTTGATGCCATCGGAGCAGAATATATCAGAGAGCTTGAACCGGGAGAAATCGTTATAGCCGATAAAAACGGCATAAGGGAAATTAAAGCTGCCTGCGGAAGAGAAAAGGAAAAGCTTTGTATATTTGAATATATTTATTTTTCAAGGCCCGACAGTAAAATCGGCGGCCAGCTTGTTTACGAATCCAGAAAGCTTGCAGGAAGGATTCTCGCAAAAGAACACCCGGTAGAAGCGGATATCGTTTTCGGCGTTCCCGATTCGGGGGTTGCATCCGGTATGGGTTACAGCGTAGAATCCGGCATTCCCTATGAAGACGGTTTTGTAAAGAGCAGATATATCGGCAGAACCTTTATAAAGCCCAATCAGATTGACAGGGAAATCGGCGTTCGAATGAAGCTGAACCCCCTTAAAACTAATATTGAAGGCAAAAGGGTCGTTATGGTAGACGACTCTATTGTCAGAGGGACAACCTGCGCCATTATCGTAAAGCTTTTAAGAAAAGCCGGTGCAAAAGAAGTCCATGTGCGTATTTCTTCGCCGCCTTTCTTATGGCCCTGCTATTTCGGAACAGATATTCCTTCAAGAGATGCACTGATTGCCAATAAGCTTTCCCTTGAGGAAATAAGAAAGTTCATAGATGCCGACAGCCTTGGGTATTTAAGCATTGAAAATTTGAATGCCATCGTGCCCAATTCCGACAGAACCTTCTGCAACGCATGCTTTACCGGAGATTACGCCATATAG